GAAGTTTCTTCATCGGTAAACATTCCGTAGTACCGCACTATGAACTCAGATTGGCAACTCTTATTAAACTGTAGTTCACGGAATATCTGCTTCTGCGTTACGTGGTCTGTATTCAGGGTGGTGATTGTCTTTAGGGCAAAGATCTTTGACCTATCTTTGAGTTTGCATTTCGTCACTGAGCCACCTGCACCCTCGCCCAGAACACCCAGTTCTATAATCTGATGTTTTAAGTGGAGATGGTTCCACATAGTATCGTCCAGCTCATCTACATCCTTCATGTCTGATGCTGCGCTTGTGTTATCGCTGCTATTGGTCTCTCCCGGTGTCGATATTAATGTACGCGATGAACCTGAAGACAATTCAGTATTCATATTATATCCTATAGTTTGATATCCTGCATCCTCCAATTGTTGTACATCCGTATGTGTTAAGTTGCTTCTATAGCCCGATAGCGGAACGTGGAATTCACGACGAGCACCTGAAGAAAATGAACTTGCCCCATTGCCACGCTCATTAGATGGATCTACAGTGGGCGATGCAGATGATTGTTGGTGATCATTGTCCACTTGCAGCCGTATATTAGGCATGCTAGGTGGCACCGGCCTTTTCAACTTTACCCTTGCACTAGGTAGGGATGCAGAACTCGTATAATCATTCTGCGAAGCTGAAAGTTGTTGTCCTAACCCATTATCTCCCAATTCATAAGCACTACGCCTATCCTGAGTTTGAATTTGTGTTGGAGCCAACGATGGGGGCAAGTATGAGCCAGAGGTTGGTGTGTTATATGCTTTGGATTCATTCGTAACATTACTTAGCAACGTAGGTGGTAGACTGAGCTTCGGCGATCTATCGCTCCGCTTCTTTGGCTCAGGTGGTTTAAATATAGGTGTCATCCTCGCTGAACCTAAATCTGATTTCTGAGAGGTTCTACGCTCAACCGCCATCAGTTTTATGTCTTATGTTGTAAAAGGCGAGCTTGAGAGCAAGAAGAGTACGCTTTTTTTAAAAAGCTTACAATATGATAAGCTTATTACAAAGCATTATGACAAGTGATACATAACAATAGAACGGAATCAAGCTCTTTGTATAATTGGGAACCATGGTATTTATGATTTATGTATGTAATTCCAGGAGTAGGATTGGTACATTGTAGTTTAAATGCCACATTGTTGCACTTTCAAGTTTTAAGAATGAACAGATGGTTGAAAGTCTATTTAAACGTAATATCAATATTCGTGTTCTAGACTTTTAACTATTTGTTATTTAGGAAACAGGTGACAGGAATGCTGCAGGCCAGGATGATTCTAAGGAATAAGTAAGATACATTCGTAGTGAGAATTAAAAGGATTGCCTCTATTGTTCGAAGCTACGTAAGGTTCCTAGTATAATAGTATTACATATAGGACATAT
The Eremothecium sinecaudum strain ATCC 58844 chromosome II, complete sequence DNA segment above includes these coding regions:
- the MKK1 gene encoding mitogen-activated protein kinase kinase MKK1 (Syntenic homolog of Ashbya gossypii ACR117W; Syntenic homolog of Saccharomyces cerevisiae YOR231W (MKK1) and YPL140C (MKK2)) — encoded protein: MTPIFKPPEPKKRSDRSPKLSLPPTLLSNVTNESKAYNTPTSGSYLPPSLAPTQIQTQDRRSAYELGDNGLGQQLSASQNDYTSSASLPSARVKLKRPVPPSMPNIRLQVDNDHQQSSASPTVDPSNERGNGASSFSSGARREFHVPLSGYRSNLTHTDVQQLEDAGYQTIGYNMNTELSSGSSRTLISTPGETNSSDNTSAASDMKDVDELDDTMWNHLHLKHQIIELGVLGEGAGGSVTKCKLKDRSKIFALKTITTLNTDHVTQKQIFRELQFNKSCQSEFIVRYYGMFTDEETSSIYIAMEYMGGRSLDAIYKHLLQFGGRVGERVIGKIADSVLQGLSYLHERKIIHRDIKPQNILLNDAGYVKLCDFGVSGEVVNSLATTFTGTSYYMAPERIQGQPYSVTSDVWSLGLTLLEVAQARFPFESTKMAANMPPIELLMLILTFTPQLNDDPEHNIVWSKAFKSFIEYCLKKESRERPSPRQMLQHPWILGQRKRSVNMEKFVQNCWQAR